The Gadus macrocephalus chromosome 1, ASM3116895v1 DNA window tgtgtagatctatatatatatatattatatggatagggagaaactgctttcactccaaacaatgggacgtaacggctttttccgtcggtagtgtcaccgccgtttgtctggcgctggaacagcagatgatacgaaggatggacggagagtaagtcaacctattggaacccaatacggggatggcaatttataccctttatggggatccgcaatttaaatacaaggatagattgtaataatataatcagcacaaatctatctatatatatatatatagtgatatatatcaaattgtgtgagtgtttaaatatggtcgctggtgtttacatgtggtcgatagtgtttaaatatggtcgatagtgtttaaatgtggtcgatagtgtttaaatgtgggcgatagggtttaaatgtggtcgatagtgtttaaatgtgggtgatagggtttaaatgtggtcgatagtgtttgaatgtggtcgatagcgtgtaaatatggttgatagtgtttaaatatggtcgatagtgtttgaatgtggtcgatagtgtttaaatgtggtcgatagtgtttaaatatggttgatagtgtttaaatatggtctatagtgtttaaatgtgggcgatagtgtttaaatgtggtcgatagtgtttgaatgtggtcgatagtgtttaaatatggttgatagggtttaaatgtggtcgatagggtttaaatgtggtcgatagggtttgaatgtggtcgatagtatttaaatatggtcgatagtgtttaaatatggttgatagtgtttaaatatggtctatagtgtttaaatgtgggcgatagtgtttaaatgtggtcgatagtgtttgaatgtggtcgatagtgtttaaatatggtcgatagtgtttaaatatggttgatagggtttaaatgtggtcgatagggtttaaatgtggtcgatagggtttgaatgtggtcgatagtatttaaatatggtcgatagtgtttaaatgtggtcgatagtgtttaaatatggtcgatagtttaaatgtggtcgatagtgtttgaatatggtcgatagggtttaaatgtggtcgatagggtttaaatgtggtcgatagggtttaaatgtggtcgagaggggtttacatgtttaaatgtggttgatagggtttacatgtttaaatgtggtcgagagtgtttaaatatggtcgctagtgtttacatgtggtcgatagtgtttaaatgtggtcgatagtgtgtaaatgtgggcgagagtgtttaaatgtggtcgatagtgtttaaaggtcccatgacatgctattttatgtattctttaatataggtattagtgggcaactaacacagtattcaaagacgttccctaaattcagccgtggtgcagagttacagccactccgagccagtcgcacattgagcttcccccaaatgcgctgtttcggtgggcgtgtcaaggaggagggtgggggtgtggccctgagcagcttgcagccaccatgcgctctgtttacagtggatgtatcgcaatggcgagccgcacacagcctttagccgtgttctgtaaatattctagaacacacgggagtcctggagctctatatctaaatattatcatatagcctacacagatatctatatcatataatatatattatcacggccaaaagctgtgtgagccgatattatgaatctcaaacgaccgcgttgggttctccgacgttcctggttcttcaacgtccacatcaatgtgaatacacacactgtaacgcaagtgtttcttgtcggttctttgacgtgtcttgtatttccacaacgagactgtcgtgggggttatctgagccatggttgagaagaaattgggggaaaggaactttgatttgactcgctgaagtacatgaactacgacatgccgccggttgccgcgaggcaccatcgcccggcagcgggcagccggcagcaggcagcgcgcggttcagtcgacttcaggttgatgtgaaagtggaagaaccagagacgtcgcagaacccgacaaagtcgtttgtgattcataatatcgtctggaggcgcacacaatatgttatatatagatatctatgtatatgatattatttagatatagagctccaggactgtaacgcaagtgttgtacacttccttgttatttggataaccgttctgctgttggtgtgatggcacataacacgtcggactctcgtatctggtatttctacaacgagactcgtattgggggttatctcagccaaggttgggaatgaattggggggaaggaactttggctttgactccctcaagaacatgaaccacgacatggaggagaaagggattgtaggcggcgaatgtctcccgcttgagccccgctgagggaccaccgccggaggcggaggtgcataagcgctgcccggcaaagatccctttctcctccttgtcgtggttcatgttcctgagggagtcaaagccaaagttcctttcccccaattccttctcaaccatggcttagataacccccacgacagtctcgttgtggaaatacaagacacgtcaaagaaccgacaagaaacacttgcgttacagtgtgtgtattcacacacacacacacatgtggcgctcgcacggtcgagtctcattggcgggccaacgtctctgggcgggccaggcagagtaaggggaggagctgagattcctcatgacgtcatgagcacagatttccaaatcagcgcgcttgagcctccgttttttcaaaggcgagcagaacagctagtgctcgttttacaccaaacgcaagttttagccactgggggaccataggcaggctaggggaactcatatttatgttagaaaacctcataaattgagattttcatgtcatgggacctttaaatgtggtcgatagtgtttaaatgtggtcgatagggtttacatgtttaaatgtggtcgatagggtttacatgtttaaatgtggtcgatagtgtttaattgtggtcgatagtgtttaattgtggtcgatagggtttacatgtttaaatgtggtcgatagtgtttatatatggtcgatagggtttacatgtggtcaatagggtttacatgtggtccatagtgtttaaatgtggtccatagtgtttaaatgtgggcgatagtgtttaaatgggcgatagtgtttaaatgtggtcgatagggtttacgtgtggtccatagtgtttaaatgtgggtgatagtgtttaaatgtgggcgatagtgtttacatgtggtcgatagggtttacatgtggtccatagtgtttcaatatggtcgatagtgtttaaatgtggtcgatagtgtttacatgtggtcgatattgtttaaatgtgatcgacagtgtttaaatatggtcgatagtgtttaaatatgttcttttccctcactctccacctcatccctaactctccacctcaagctggtgtgtagtgagcgttctggcaccgattggctgccgtgcatcacccaagtgggtgctacatattggtggtggttagtgaggtccccacttcactttaggcgtctttgagtgttattaattattattattcttcatgtttaacctctgttttccttttattcctagtctgttttacatagttttgaatgatgactatatgctctgtaaggtgaccttgggtgtcttgaaaggcgcctctaaattaaatgtattattattattattattattattatgatctttattaatctttattatctgaatgggaaatgcaatattttaggatcgattcaccgttaaacgtgtttctaataacatttctgtcGTGTTATTAAATAACTTGCGCGGAGTCCAACTGTAAAGCGTGAATGTTTATTTCACCACGTGCCTCCATTACCAAACTATCactgctcctccccccactgACGTTCCACCTCTGACGTCAtcctacaggtctcccaaactcTACTtaaaacagttacaccacaTCTCCCCTTTCTAGAATCAATGGGTAGACTGCCATTGATTCCGCAGGACCTTAGGGGATTATTTTGCCCCTGTGGCTGGAAGGTCTGCTCCTATATGAGTCATTCACactcacaacagacacacagcaatTTAACCTTGCTTCGGAACAGGAAAATACAAACTACAATACAAAACACCTTGTACTGTCTATGCTCACTCTACCCCTGAAACgtgaacatttacattcagacaATGCAACAATAAAGTGGCTCAATAACAGTATCGAACacatgtttgtctttttttttttttaattgtctctAGGTCTCTGTAAAGTCTGTGATAAGCAAAATTACAAGTCGAACCGGGTCGGTCTTACCACAGCTCTCCCAGACCTGGTTCTAACTGTAGGAGTAGATGGTGGTTCTGGAACATTCTGCTgcggtggtgctgctgcaggtcgTCCTGGAACACCTACTAGATTCTGCTCAGCTGCACCACTGTTGCTTTGGTCTGGGGAAGGCTGCATGGCTATGAGATGACGACGGTTTCGCCTGATGATCCCGTGGGGTCCCTCCACCAGATATGAGCGAGGTGTGGTGTGACTTCCGATGACAGCTCCAGACGCTTTTTGGTCTGTGACCCACACGTCCTGCCCAGGAGTGAGGCTGTTGTGGTTCCGTGCACGGTGTCGCAGGTTGTAGTGTTGTgcatctctcctcttcctctcctcctccttcagcagtACCGCGTCTCCATCCGGAAGAGCAGGctctaacgccccgtgcccactacctccgtcagttgaccgttgcccattgactttgaatggggacggacgcgcaatgcattgtggatccgtccgttcagttggagcgttcgccaccgtcagaaagttgaaaaaattgcaactttttcggcagcgacggttccgtcatccaatcagatcgcgtatgcaaatttaagcactgtgacgcgactcgggctctgacgatactggaaagcgggaaagcgggtaatcttgcatcgcaacaagcaggaagaagcgggaagaacccggcgaagcgatttgattggctgacggatgcctctgcaaagactactcccccatccgtcagccacgccttcccacgtccgttgactgacggtgcagtgggcacgaggcgtaactgttacgcctcgtgcccactgcaccgtcagtcaacggacgtgggaaggcgtggctgacggatgggggagtagtctttgcagaggcatacgtcagccaagcccaagcatacgcgatctgattggatgacggaaccgtcgctgccgaaaaagttgaacatttttcaactttctgacgtggcgaacgctccaaacgaacggacggatccacaatgcattgcgcgtccgtccccattcaaagtcaatgggcaacggacaactgacggaggtagtgggcacggggcgacAGTGCAGGCAGAATAGGCACAGTGGTGCGAAGTCGCCTCCCCATGAGAAGTTGAGCCGGGCTGTATCCATTTTGCAGTGGGGTAGACCTGTATGCAAGCAGGGCAAGATATGGATCACCCGACTTCTTCAGGAGCCCCTTCACGGTCTGTACTGCCCGCTCAGCTTCAGCATTCCCCTGGGTGTATTTTGGACTGCTGGTCACATGACGAAACCCATAGGACTCAGCAAAGTTGGCAAAGTCAGCTCCTGAGAACTGTGGCCCGTTATCAGTGACCAGTGTCTCACAGATCCTGTGACGTGCAAAAATCGACTTGAAGTGAGTGATCACATCCTTAGATGTTGTATGGCTTAACAGTGCGATCTCCACGTACCTTGATGCGTAGTCCACTACTAGCAGGTAGGTTTTGCTCTCTAGGACGAACAAATCTGCTCCGCACTTTTGCCATGGTCGGCCTGGATACGGTGTTGGCGTCAGCGGCTCCCTGTGGTTCTGTCTCTCCTGGCAGCATGCCCGGCAGTTCAGAACCACCTCGTTCAGCTGCTGGCTCAGCCCTGGCCACCATACAGACtgttgctccctctctctacacttGACCACACCTTGGTGACCTTCGTGCAGCTTGACAAGAACATAATTTCTCATTGTTGAGGGGATAACGAGTCTTTGTCCTTTCAACAGTAGACCATGCTGAACTGTGAGAAGAGTACGTTCAGACCAGTACAGCTTAAGAGCAGGTTCGTTAATGCCATGGGCTGGCCATCCTTCTGAACACAGCTGCATCACCCgggcacacacactgtccctctGCAGCTCGTCTCGCAGTTCAGCTAGATAGCTGGTGCTCGCAGGTAAGTTCTCCATTACCATGTCGACGTAGATATTAGTGTTAGTCAGCTGCAAATATGACTTGACCTCAAAAAAATTCTAACAAAAGGTTTCTCAGTGGTTTACAGTAGTATCAGATGTACTTAAAAACATACTAAAAGTTTACCAAAGTTTGACTCCAAGAAAGGCCCCATTTTCAAAATGGCCGCCGTCAGGTCCTTTAAAATGACCATTACTCCTTTGTTAACCTCCTAGACCAGGAATACTGGTGCCTGATACATGTTTTGGCCATTTAATATTCTAATTAGCATATTTGCATGATAGATAAGTGAAAACAAgtacatttatatattaaaGTAATTGGTTACAAGCATATATATGCGAAAAATAAGTCAAATTCCCCTTAAGTAATTGCATATTTCTCTTTTTTCATATTGTTTTGCCTTGTGTTGGTGGTTTCTGTGGTACAtaaccattttttttattccaatAAACACTAAACTAATAAGAACTGTGTGGTACTGTAAAATTAGTCAAAACAGGGCTGCCACGTGAAGGCTCAGTACCGCTAACCCCttttcattttgtgtgttttatttttttatttattttttttaccttttttataatgcatttttttttgtcttttgttttttatatattttttaaatacttttCTTATTTATACACCTTACAGTGTGACCTTAATTCACCATTAGTCGTCACACTCTTCCTCCCATTGAGGTTGATTATAGTGATTCTCACAATTCCCAATTTGACATGGTCCACAAGCAGGCATGCATGGTAGTCCATATGCCCTGCAACTGCACCGTTGTGTTTTGCAGGCAGTTGTGCAATTACAGTGTATCATCTGCAGGAGGCTTTCTGGGGCAGCAGTCTTACTAGTCATAACTGGCAGGAATCGGTTGTCCACCAGTTTCCATCCCCAATCCACTGGGTTCAGGTCACCTTCCTTTCCAATCCACACCATGATTTGGAAGTAAACCCTTTGGCAGTGGTATTTGGTTGCGGACTCAGTTGGAGGCAGACGTTCTAGGCCAACaaataccccttatgttgtttttcatgaagaacaataaaaaacaacagtgttaccccttacgttttttttcatgacgaccaataaaaaacaacagttatgttttttttcaacccttatgttttttttcatgacgaccaaagaaaaacaacagtgttaccccctatgttttatttgataaatatcgacagtgttacccattatgtttatttcatgacggccgataaaaaacgacagagttacccctcatgttttttccatgttgaccaataaaaaacgacagtggtacccctgttgacgtttttgcggggatccgaacctgagctgtttagagtgttaacctccgaaattatcaatgcaccatcaagacaccggataaggtcaacacaatggttatacttgactttataattcgcatgtaATAgcgataagagtcttccaacagacgaCATCAACcggaaccccggtctccagggggtaagctcacagctctctccacttcccactgagatttgtaatttaaatttgtctgtggttatatatgacatgatagcgttatgtttaaaattaaagatattgtgttttccacagaaattgagccgcggtctccagtgggttaggcataatttccacattgtttacttgctaacgtttgtgaataacattggctagttggcagaactctttttacataccagtagagtgtttatcagagcggagctgtgaatgtgacgtcacccgtcatctcgtctctgtaaacaatggatgttgcgcagcatttattatgacgtcattatatagactctctctcagcaccccccccccctggcactgacttcccgcgtccctggtgttaccccctatattttattcgatacatttcgacagtgttgtATATTACACTATAACTTTCTTCATAGGATATTTTAATAGTCTTTGACATTTAACAGATGAATAGGCTAtacaatataatcaatataaatttgtacacatcactgtattacttaaatatagatggatagaccaataggcctatatattattgtatgtaCGTTTTTATTATACTGACGCAAGTctatttattctgttcaatgaaatgttaacTGATAACATATAGGCTTTTTGTTAtggtagcagccatggtgacaatggctggctgccacaggtcgctcattcagccatacctctggttggttgcgacCTATTTGCCGCCAAAAGGGTTGCGACGCTTTTATGGTCACGacctagtcggtcagcctgccagagccagcTGCCAGCCGCAGCCAGCGGCCAGCGGCAGACAGCGGCCAGCCGTGGCTGGCCTGTcgtcgcagccagccagccgatatcagccaggcgtcgcagcccgtcattaCGTCGTATAATTATCATACCATCGTACTAAATCATACAAAAATGTTCAAATGAAAGAGGCCGATTGCGTCAGTAAGTTTGACTGAAAGAGCAGAAATGTATCTGACCCCGGAGAGAATCGAACAACCACCTTCTTGATTACTAACCAGGCGTCACTACCGCTTGTACCATGGTGACAAATTCTTCCACATCTTCCACTTATATTAACCtatatcactctataacgaagaactttgtgcataacataccttattaggcttaatgacatttaacaaaacaaaaaggctatatataatatataaaatacattatttgaatacgccccaaattacaactaatatatcactctataacgaagaactttgtgtataatataccttattaggcttactgtcatttaacaaaacaaataggctatataatatctaaaataataataataataataataaatgaaatttatatagcgcttaatatggtactctaagacgctttacatattgccctatcaaaactatgtaagacagactaggaataaaagaaaaacagaggttaaacatgaagaataagttgggagttaggtggggaaggctagtgtgaaaaggtatgttttgagggcagatttgaaagaagagagggttggagagactttgatgtgggaggggagtgaattccaaagggtgggggcagcaactgagaaggcccgatcaccccaagtccgtcgctcagtccgtggaacttgtagcaggttggcagaattggacctgaggaatcgggagggggcgtggtgatggaggaggtcggcaaggtaggggggggctaggctgttgagggccttgtaggtgatgagtaagattttgtagttgattctgtgtttaattggaagccaatggagttcacggaggacaggtgtgatgtgttctctggagcgggtaccagtgaggaggcgtgcagctgagttctggacatattgacgttttttgaggactttgttggtggtgccatagagaagaccattgcagtagtcaagcctggatgaaattaaagcgtggatgagtgtcgcagcagcagtagttgacaggttggggcggaggcgggcgatgtttcggaggtggaaaaaggcagttttggtaatatggttaacatgggggaggaaggagagagtggggtccaggataactccaaggttacggattttggtggaggggttgatggtggagccgtcaatgttaagatacaaaatacattatttgaatccGCCCCAAATTAgaactaatatattatattgatacTGATACACCAACGATTATCATTttaaactgtaggcctacttcaatataaaaatataaaaataatatttgcaaTAAAGAGCTGTAAGAAGCTTTCGCCAGAGAGCATGGCTTTCTAGTACTTCAACTGTCGCAAAAAACCCGTTAAGTTACCTTAACATGCAAATTACCTGATAAACGACCACCCATAGCTTTTGAGCGACCAAGCCAGCCAGCGACCACAGCGACTGGAagcagccagacgagcgacctacgtcgcgaccaatgcgacctacgtcgcgaccaatgcgacctacgtcgcgaccaatgcgacctatgtcgcgaccaatgcgacctacgacgcgaccaatgcgacctacgtcgcgacgcacgtctttggccactcagagagctcggccTTCCTCgaaaaaggcgcggcttatcgtccgaaaatgaattaaaaactgattagatatatattttcaaaTGATAAAATGTCCTCATGCTCATCTTCAAAACCGTTTATCCGGGGTCAGGTCACAGGAGCAGCTTCTCTAGcataatataatgtattttttaataataagaTCACCCCAAAGATATGGTATTGTCTGTCCAATAGTGATGCAAAAAGGAGGCGTACATATGATGGGAATGTGTTGTAGGAAACAAgctggagacagagagctgaGGCCTGAGTGTCTCACCTGAAGAGCTCCACAGCAGCTTGGGGGATGATGCCCTGCTGGTCCCCGGGGGAGGAGACACACTGGGGGGCGCCTGGCTGAGGGGACCCGGGGGGCCCCTGGGAGCCCATCATGGTGTGGGTTTTTCCACTCCCCTTATGCCCGTACGCcattatacacacattatacttGCAGGACGACTATGGATTAAATAAGGACCTgaatctatcacacacacacccgcacgcgagcaggcacacacatacccccacacacacatacaaacgcacatgagcaggcgcacacacagatgcacacacacagacacacatatggaaACACGCCTCACCCATAGGGATCCTCAAACACTACGTTCTGGGAGTCCTCCGGTCCATGCACTCTGTCCAGAGAGAACAAGATGTATCCAGaaac harbors:
- the LOC132465700 gene encoding uncharacterized protein LOC132465700, with the protein product MAYGHKGSGKTHTMMGSQGPPGSPQPGAPQCVSSPGDQQGIIPQAAVELFRLDYCNGLLYGTTNKVLKKRQYVQNSAARLLTGTRSREHITPVLRELHWLPIKHRINYKILLITYKALNSLAPPYLADLLHHHAPSRFLRSNSANLLQVPRTERRTWGDRAFSVAAPTLWNSLPSHIKVSPTLSSFKSALKTYLFTLAFPT